The following is a genomic window from Micromonospora cathayae.
CGGGGTCGCGTAGCTGGTCCCCTCCGCCCGCCGGTGTCCCCGCCCAGGGGCGGCCATCAGCACCTCACTGCCCGGGGCGACCACGTCGACGTAGCTGCCGACCTGGGAGAAGTCGGCCCGGGAGCCGCTCGCGGCGATGGCACCCACCCCGAGCACCCCGTCGTAGGCGGCCGGGTAGGGGCGCGGGTCGCCGTTGTCGTGCAGGTTCCCGGCGGCGGCGACCACCACCACGTCCCGTTCCACCGCGTACCTGATCGCGGCCCGCACGACGGGCTCGTCGGCGTACAGCACGACGGAGAGGTTGAGCACGTCGGCGTCGTTGTCCACCGCCCACCGGATGGCCCGGGCGAAGACCGCCGCGCTGACCGTACGCCCCGACTCCCGGCCCTCGACCACCTGCTGCTCGCTGACCCGTACCGGCAGGACGCGGGCGTCCGGAGCCAACCCGCGGAAGGCGACTCCGGCCGCGGGGCCGGCGGCGATGATGCTCGCCACCCCGGTGCCGTGGCCGGCGCAGTCCCGCCGGCCGTCGCCGCCCGGGTCGAGGAAGTCCGCCCCGTCGAGGACCCGCCCCCGCAGTTGCGGGTGCCGGCGGTCCACGCCCGAGTCGATCACGGCGACGACCGTCCCGGTCCCGGTGGCGAGCGGGGCCAGCCGGTCGGGGGCGTACCGTAGCTGTGGCCAGGGTGCCTCGGCCACCGGCCGGGTCGGGGCGAGGGGCGTGGCACAGTCCGGCGCGGCGGCGGCCGGGCTGACCGGGAGAGCGGCCAGCAGCAGGGCGGCCAGCCCGGCGGCGACCGGACGCGAACTCGGTCCGGGCATTCGTCGCCTCCGTATCGTGTCGGCTCCGGGACGGCATGTTAGCGCCCCGAAGTCATCGACGCGGGTCGCGGCGGCCAGACATTGTGATCTTGTTACTACCTTGTAGGTTGTACGCGATGCCTATGGCCTGTTCACGGGAGGAGAGGTGGCCGTGACCGAATGGGAGCCGGCCACCGAGGCCGAGGCCGCGATGCGGGACGCGCTCCGCGCGAACGACCAGGAACTCTACTTCCGGGTCCTGGCCCGGACGGACCTGCACCTGCCGGTCTCGGCGGAGGCGCTGGCCGGGCAGGCCCCGATGGGGTGGGGGACCTGGACCACCGGCGGTCGTACCCACGTGCTCGCCTTCACCTCTGAGGCCGCGCTACGGGCCTGCCTCGGGGACAACGGTGGGTCGAGCCGGCGCAGCGCCTATCACGACCTGGCGGCCGGCTGGCCCAACCACGAGTGGTGGCTGGCGGTGAACCCGGGACTACCGATCGAGGGTTACCTGCCGGCCTGGTTCGTGTCGCAGTTGTCCCGGGGGGACGTCCGGTTGCCCGGCCGTACCCTCGGTGCCCGCGCCCGGCTGGAGCGGGCGGAGCAGATCGCCCGGACCCGGGGCGGGGGCGGCGAGCCCACCGCGCCCACCGACGCCGTTCCGCCGTCGCCACCGCCGCCCCGGGTGTCGTCGCCCACGCCGTCCCCGTACGGGACGAACCGTCCGCCGATGGCGACTCCGCCGCGCCGCAGCACCCTGGACCGGTCGGCGGAGGCCACCGAGGCGCTCCGGTTTCCGCCGCCCGACCAGGCCCAGCCCGGTCCCGATCCGGCCGGGGGCCCCGGCGAACCGGTCTCCGGCTGGCTGACCAACCCGCGTCGGCTGGCCCGTCCCGACCCGGGGCCGCCTCCACCGGCGAACGGCCAGCCCGCTGGGAGCGCCCCCCGGAACTCCTTCTTCGAGCCGGCTCCTCCCGGGCGCAGTGCCGGGCCCGCGCCGGTGTCCCCGCTGCGTCCGCAGGAACGGGCCGTCCCGCCGTCCCGCCTGGGTGAGCCCGGCCGTGCCTTCCCCCGACGGCGACCGGTCCAACCGGGCGACGAGCCCACCCGGGCGTTCCAGTTCACCGAGCAGCCGCCCGCCGAGCAGCCGCCGGTACCGCCCCCACCGCCCCCCGCGACCGGAAGCCGGTTCGGCGCGCCGGCGTCGGCCGCCGAGCCCACCCAGGCGCTGCCCCGCCGTCAGCCGCCGCCCCCGGAGCCGGCGGTCGCCGAGCCCACCCAGGCCCTGCCGCGCCGGATGCCGCCGCCCGCCGTCGCCGAGCCCACCCAGGCGTTGCCGCGGCGGACCCCACCGGGTCTGGACGAGGCGGTCGGGCAGGAACCGACCCAGCCGATCCCGCCGCCCGCCGGGCCGGCGAGCCACCCGGATCCCGCGCCGGTCACCACGTCGGGCGGTTACCCCACGGCCGCCGTCGCCCCGGTAGCGGACCCACCCGGGTACGTCGATCCCGCCCCACCTGGCTATCCGGAGGCCGTGCCATCCGGGTACGCCGGTCCCGTGCCACCCGGGCATCCGGACACCGTTCCGACCGGGTACGCCGATCCGACGTCGGGGACGGACCCGTCGACCGGGTACGCAGGCGGGGCGGCGACCGGGTATGCGGGTGAGGCGGCGCCGACCGAGCCGATCCCGGTCCCGCCCGAGCCGCGTCGTCCGCCCTCGCCGGTCGTCATCGAGGGGACCGTCGTCGACTCCCGGGATCTTGCCGCGCCGGCGCCGGCGTACCACCCGGAGACCGGCGTCGGGTCGGGGTACCCGGCCGACCCGGCACCGACCTCTCCGTCCGGTGGGGTGACCGGGGCGTGGGGGGACGAGCCGACCGCGGTGACCGTGCCGGACCGGCCAGCTCCGGAACCGGCCGGGCCGGCACCGACCGTGTCCGAGCCGTCCCTGGCCGGGTCGCCGGTGGTCGGGCCGACTGTGGCCGAGCCGACCGTGGTCGAGTCGCCAGTGGCCGAGTCGTCGGTGGCCGATTCCTCAGCGGCCGAGGCGACCGCGCCGCTCGGGACCACGGACCCGTCGACCGTCGACTTCCGGCCCGCCAACGACGTGGAGGAGGATCTGCTCGCGGCGGCGGGCACCGGCAGCACCGACACGTTCCTGTCCACCCTGCTCCTGGCCCGGGTGCTGCTGCCGGTCGCCGCCGAGTCCGCGCCGGGCAGCCAACCCGGCGAGAGCGGGTTCGTCTGGCGTACCGAGCAGCTCGACGGTGAGACGTACGTGGTGGTGTACACCTCGCCGGAGCGGCTGGCGGACCGGGCGATCGTCTCGGTCGAGACGGTACGGGTCAGGTTCGTCCAGCTCATCCGACGGTGGCCGGACGAGCAGTGGTCGTTCGCGGTGAACCCGGGCACCCCGGTCGGGGCGAAGCTCCCCGGCGAGCAGATCGTGGCGCTGGCCAACTGGGCCGCCGAGGTCGGGCTGGGCGACGACGTTGAGCCGGAGCCGAGCCCCGAACCGCCGGCCGCCGACGTGCCGGTCAGCCCGGCCCGGTACGCCACCACGCCCGAGGACCCGACCCGACCGCCGATGATGCAGAAGGCCATCGCGCCCAGCCAGCTCGCCTACTACCTGGAGCGGGGCTACGACCGGGTCTCCGGCTTCGTGCACCGGGCCGGTGAGGTGGCGCACCTCAACACGCCGGGGCGGCTGTACGCGGCCCTCGGCCTCGGCTACCCGGACTCCCCGTTCTCCCCGGACGCCGACGAGGTCTACGTGCTGCGCTGGCCGGCGTACCGGCCGAGCCTCTACCGGATCCCGTACGGCGGCCAGAACGAGGGCGCGATGCGGGCCATGGAGGGCTGGGTGATCGAGCGCCCGCCGTTCCGGGGCAACGGCTTCGCGCCGGGCGAGAGCAGTGACGTGGTCGCCGAGTTCAAGGTGGACAGCGCCCGGCTGCCGCACGGTACGCAGCTCTGGCGGATCGGGGCGGACGGCAGCGAGCGGGTGGTCGCGGTCCTGGACACCGACGCGGTGCTCTGGCGACAGGTCGGGGAAGCGTGATGCGCGACGGCTACGTGGCCCGCTGGCGCGGGCGGGAGTACCAGGCCAGCCCGGACGGCGGCGAGGTCCGGCTCTACCAGCCGGAACCGGGGGAGGGCTTCGAGGAGGTCCGGCCCGGCCGGTACGTGCGGGTGCTGCCGGTGGACGAGGTGGACGACCTGGCGTACATCCGGACCACCTGCACCTGGCAGGGGCAGCCGTTCATCGTGCTGGCCGAGCACGACGGCTGGCTGCGGGTGGAGTACACCGGCGGCCGCTGGCCGGTGGCGCAGGCGATGGGGCTGGAGGTCTTCGACTTCGGCGTCTACCAGGGTTGGGCGCCCGCCAGCGAGGTCGCCGACCTGCGCGAACACCGGGTCTGACGACCCGCCCCCGTCGTCCCCGATCCCGTCCACGAGCCCCGGCCGCCGGGGTCGTCCGGGCGGCCGACGGGCGGTGTGCGGCCGGCGGGGTGCGCGCGTCGTCCCGGGGCGGCGCGGTACGGGTCAGGACTTCGCCCAGCGCAGCACCTCGCCCAGCACCACGTCCGGCGACTCCAGGTGCGGGAAGTGGCCGACGGACTCCAGCAGTCGCCACTCGTACGGGGCCTGGACGTAGCGGCCGGAGCCCTGGGCGGTACGCGGCAGGGAGGCGAGATCCTCCGCGCCGTGCAGTTGCAGGGTCGGGGTGACCAGCGGCTTCTGCATCAGCTTCACGAACCGGTAGCCGTGCAGCCGCAGCACCGACCGGAACGCCCACCGGTACGCCTCCAGGGCGCAGAAGGCGGCCTGCGGGATCCGCATCGCCTCCCGGCAGCGGGCCGCGTACGGGGCGAAGCCGGGACTGTCCACCCACTGCTGTCCGCCCCAGCGGCGCAGCACCTCCTCGACCCGGGCCGCCTCGTTGCGGGTGAGCACGTGCTCGTACCGGGGGAGCTGGAACTTCAGGGTGGGGGTGGCGGCGCTGAACTGCCCGCGGGGGTCGGCGAAGATGCCGGCCCGCAGCCGCAGCGGGTGCGGCGCGCCCAGCACCACCAGCCGCCGGACCAGCGCCGGATGGAACGAGGCGGCGGTCCAGGCGAGCAGTCCGCCGGCCCCGCTGCCGACCACGGTGGCGGAGCGTTCGCCGAGCGCCCGGATCAGGCCGGCCACGTCGGCGGCGAGGGTGTAGCCGTCGTACCCCCGGGGTGGCTTGTCGGTGGCGCCGTAACCGCGCAGGTCGACCGCGACGGCCCGGAAGCCGGCGTCCGCGACGGCGGGCAGCATCTCGTGCCAGGCCCACCAGAACTCGGGGAAGCCGTGCAGGAAGAGCACCATCGGCCCGGTACCGGCCTCGACCACGTGGAACCGGCTGCCGTTCGCGCCGACGAACCGGTGGTGCCACGGCCCTTCGGTCAGGACGCAGGACTCGTCGATCGGCCCGTCATGCTGCTCGGTCATGTCCACAGCCTAGGACCCGGCGGCATCCTGGCTGCTGGTACGGGGTTACCGGGGCGTTCCGGCCGGGTCGGGTCAGGTCGGCGGGCCGTGCCCGGACAGGCGAACGGCGCCCGGGGGTGCCCCGGGCGCCGTCGCGTGGTGCGGTCGGATCAGGAGAAGCGGACCTTGACGGAGGTGCCGTCCTGCTCCAGGACCCGGATCTTGGTGCCGGTCGCGGGGAGCTTGACCCCGTGGTTCGGCAGCTCCGGGAACCAGTACTGCTTGGTGTCGTCGAACAGCGGCTGCGCCGCCTGGCCGCGGATGTACTGCGGCTGGCTGTTGAGGTGCAGCGTGAACGAGTCGGCCTTCTTCAGGCTGAACGGCGCGTCGTAGACCTGGACGCGGGCCCGCCAGGGCTGCCCGGTCAGGTTGTAGAGGGGCCGCGGACGCGAGTCGATGATCATGTTCCGGCCCTCGCCCGGGTGGTCGAACGTGTCGTTGTCCGCCCAGCGCAGGTTCCAGTACGAGATCAGCAGACCCTCCTGGTACGCGTAGTGGTCCACGTAGTCCGGGCGGGTGTTCGCGTAGCCGAAGAAGTACGGGCCGGTCTTCAGGTACTTGTCGTACGACACGTACGTCCGGTTGCCGGCGATGTAGTAGTTGTCGAACTTCCGGGTGTAGGTCTCCGCCTGGATCGTCCAGCCGTTGAGGGCCCAGGCACCCGGGCCGCTCTCGCCGCCGTCGACCGAGATCGGGGCACCGTCGGCGGTCACGGTGATCGCGTCACCGTAGAAGCCACCCTCGGAAACCCCACCGTCGGTCTGGTAGCGCAGGCGGACCTGCACGTTCTGGCCGGCGGCGAAGTCCAGCGGGATGTTGATGTCGCGCCACGCGCCGTTGCTGGAGCCGTCCAGCGCCGGCACGGTGGTGTCCGGGATGTTGGGGATCGGGGTGCCGTCGACCGTGCCCGGCAGCGGGGTCCAGGCCCCGCCGTTGACCGACGCCTCGAAGAAGAGGTAGTCGTAGCCGGCCTCGATGCTGTAGCGGCCCTTCAGCGACAGCGCCGCCGACGACTTGCCGGTGAGGTCCACCGACTTCGTCATCGTGGTGTTGAGGTCGTCCTCGTTGCCGGAGAAGAACTGCTTGGTGCCCTCGAACGGCTTGCCGTTGTCGAAGGCGTAATCCCGCTGCGGGAGCACCACCACGGCGGCCTGCGGCTTGGCGGAGTTGTACTCCTGCGGGCCGAGTTCCAGGGTGCGCTGCTGACCGGCCACGACCACCTCGTAGTCGAGCCAGCCGAGCTGGAGCTTGTTCCACGCGCCGAGGTCACCGCCGCGCTCACCGATGCCGCCGTCGTTCTTGGCGCCGAGCCGGCTCTGGGCCATCAGGGTCCAGTGCTCGTTGTTGTTGTCGCCGCCGTTGTTGAGGTTGTAGTCGTCCGGCAGGCCGAGGTCGTGGGCGTACTCGTGGTAGAAGACGCTCCGACCGCCGTTCTCCGGCTGCACGGTGTAGTCACCGATCCAGATCCCGGTGCTGCCGATCTGGGTGCCACCGGCCGGGAAGTTCGCCGGGCCGGTCCGACCGATGTCGGAGTTGTAGGCGTACCAGCGGTGGCTCCAGATGGCGTCCTCACCCTGCCACGGGTCACCGTCGGCCTGGTCGCCACCGGCGTGCACGATCTGGAAGTGGTCGATGTAGCCGTCCGGCTCGTTGAAGTTGCCGTCGCCGTCGTGGTCGTACCGGTCCCACTGGTCGAACGACTTCATGTCCGCGGCGATCTGCGCGTCCGTCCGGCCGGCGGCCTTCTGGTCGGCGACCCACTGGTTGGCGGCGTCGCGGACCAGCGCCCAGATGTTGCTGCAGGTGGTCGCGGCGCACGGGTAGCCGTTGGAACGGCCGTACCGGGCCTCGTTGTACCGCACCTTCACCCAGTCGGTGACGGTGCCGTCCACCGAGTACCGGCCCGAGGACTGCGCCTCGTAGTACTGCTTGACCGACTCGTCGCCCTTGCCGGTGCCGAAGTACAGCTTCCGGAAGTAGTCGGCGTTGAAGTCCTGCTCCCACACGGTGGAGTTGTCCACCGCCCGGTTCGGCTCGGGGATCTCGTTGCGCAGCGGCCCGTCGAACCGGGCCGGCCCGGCGGTGTTCGGGTCGGTGTCCTGGTCCGGGTAGTCCGGGTGCCGCTCGTTGCCGAACTCGGCGAGGATCACGAAGATCCGGTCGGTCTTCTCGCGGGCCAGCTCGACGTACTGGTCCTTGGTCTGCTTGCCGCCCTTGGCCGAGCGGGCCGTGGGGCCGGCGGCGGCCGGGGTCTCGCCGACCTTGACGACCGTGCTGCCGTTGATCTTCTCAGCCTTGGCGCGCCCGGAGAGGACGTTGCTCAGACCTTCCTGGCGCAGGGCGCGCCGCTTGGTCTCGAGCGGGTTGGGCAGGTCGTGGTCGGCGTGGGCGGGTTCGGCGACCGACGGGGCCGCGCCCGGCGTGTTGGCCGGGGGCGCGGCGGTGGCGGAGGTGCCGACCGCCAGACCCGTCGCCGTCAACGTCAACCCGAGCAGACCCACTGCGACTTTGCGCACGTGGTACCTCCGGTGTAAAGGGAACCGGCCCG
Proteins encoded in this region:
- a CDS encoding alpha/beta fold hydrolase produces the protein MTEQHDGPIDESCVLTEGPWHHRFVGANGSRFHVVEAGTGPMVLFLHGFPEFWWAWHEMLPAVADAGFRAVAVDLRGYGATDKPPRGYDGYTLAADVAGLIRALGERSATVVGSGAGGLLAWTAASFHPALVRRLVVLGAPHPLRLRAGIFADPRGQFSAATPTLKFQLPRYEHVLTRNEAARVEEVLRRWGGQQWVDSPGFAPYAARCREAMRIPQAAFCALEAYRWAFRSVLRLHGYRFVKLMQKPLVTPTLQLHGAEDLASLPRTAQGSGRYVQAPYEWRLLESVGHFPHLESPDVVLGEVLRWAKS
- the mycP gene encoding type VII secretion-associated serine protease mycosin, which encodes MPGPSSRPVAAGLAALLLAALPVSPAAAAPDCATPLAPTRPVAEAPWPQLRYAPDRLAPLATGTGTVVAVIDSGVDRRHPQLRGRVLDGADFLDPGGDGRRDCAGHGTGVASIIAAGPAAGVAFRGLAPDARVLPVRVSEQQVVEGRESGRTVSAAVFARAIRWAVDNDADVLNLSVVLYADEPVVRAAIRYAVERDVVVVAAAGNLHDNGDPRPYPAAYDGVLGVGAIAASGSRADFSQVGSYVDVVAPGSEVLMAAPGRGHRRAEGTSYATPFVAATAALLRQYRPELTAAQVAQRIVASADPAPGRGAGYGAGVLNPYRAVTGTGTSGAGRSGRAEGLPADRADPALIAREQRRAEARRRALLVAAVTASGVAVALVLAVVLPRGARRRWHPPAPD
- a CDS encoding SseB family protein, with the translated sequence MTEWEPATEAEAAMRDALRANDQELYFRVLARTDLHLPVSAEALAGQAPMGWGTWTTGGRTHVLAFTSEAALRACLGDNGGSSRRSAYHDLAAGWPNHEWWLAVNPGLPIEGYLPAWFVSQLSRGDVRLPGRTLGARARLERAEQIARTRGGGGEPTAPTDAVPPSPPPPRVSSPTPSPYGTNRPPMATPPRRSTLDRSAEATEALRFPPPDQAQPGPDPAGGPGEPVSGWLTNPRRLARPDPGPPPPANGQPAGSAPRNSFFEPAPPGRSAGPAPVSPLRPQERAVPPSRLGEPGRAFPRRRPVQPGDEPTRAFQFTEQPPAEQPPVPPPPPPATGSRFGAPASAAEPTQALPRRQPPPPEPAVAEPTQALPRRMPPPAVAEPTQALPRRTPPGLDEAVGQEPTQPIPPPAGPASHPDPAPVTTSGGYPTAAVAPVADPPGYVDPAPPGYPEAVPSGYAGPVPPGHPDTVPTGYADPTSGTDPSTGYAGGAATGYAGEAAPTEPIPVPPEPRRPPSPVVIEGTVVDSRDLAAPAPAYHPETGVGSGYPADPAPTSPSGGVTGAWGDEPTAVTVPDRPAPEPAGPAPTVSEPSLAGSPVVGPTVAEPTVVESPVAESSVADSSAAEATAPLGTTDPSTVDFRPANDVEEDLLAAAGTGSTDTFLSTLLLARVLLPVAAESAPGSQPGESGFVWRTEQLDGETYVVVYTSPERLADRAIVSVETVRVRFVQLIRRWPDEQWSFAVNPGTPVGAKLPGEQIVALANWAAEVGLGDDVEPEPSPEPPAADVPVSPARYATTPEDPTRPPMMQKAIAPSQLAYYLERGYDRVSGFVHRAGEVAHLNTPGRLYAALGLGYPDSPFSPDADEVYVLRWPAYRPSLYRIPYGGQNEGAMRAMEGWVIERPPFRGNGFAPGESSDVVAEFKVDSARLPHGTQLWRIGADGSERVVAVLDTDAVLWRQVGEA
- a CDS encoding immune inhibitor A domain-containing protein; protein product: MGLLGLTLTATGLAVGTSATAAPPANTPGAAPSVAEPAHADHDLPNPLETKRRALRQEGLSNVLSGRAKAEKINGSTVVKVGETPAAAGPTARSAKGGKQTKDQYVELAREKTDRIFVILAEFGNERHPDYPDQDTDPNTAGPARFDGPLRNEIPEPNRAVDNSTVWEQDFNADYFRKLYFGTGKGDESVKQYYEAQSSGRYSVDGTVTDWVKVRYNEARYGRSNGYPCAATTCSNIWALVRDAANQWVADQKAAGRTDAQIAADMKSFDQWDRYDHDGDGNFNEPDGYIDHFQIVHAGGDQADGDPWQGEDAIWSHRWYAYNSDIGRTGPANFPAGGTQIGSTGIWIGDYTVQPENGGRSVFYHEYAHDLGLPDDYNLNNGGDNNNEHWTLMAQSRLGAKNDGGIGERGGDLGAWNKLQLGWLDYEVVVAGQQRTLELGPQEYNSAKPQAAVVVLPQRDYAFDNGKPFEGTKQFFSGNEDDLNTTMTKSVDLTGKSSAALSLKGRYSIEAGYDYLFFEASVNGGAWTPLPGTVDGTPIPNIPDTTVPALDGSSNGAWRDINIPLDFAAGQNVQVRLRYQTDGGVSEGGFYGDAITVTADGAPISVDGGESGPGAWALNGWTIQAETYTRKFDNYYIAGNRTYVSYDKYLKTGPYFFGYANTRPDYVDHYAYQEGLLISYWNLRWADNDTFDHPGEGRNMIIDSRPRPLYNLTGQPWRARVQVYDAPFSLKKADSFTLHLNSQPQYIRGQAAQPLFDDTKQYWFPELPNHGVKLPATGTKIRVLEQDGTSVKVRFS